From Haemorhous mexicanus isolate bHaeMex1 chromosome 2, bHaeMex1.pri, whole genome shotgun sequence, the proteins below share one genomic window:
- the NIT2 gene encoding omega-amidase NIT2 has product MRAAGGAMASFRLALIQLHVSAVKSDNLQRACGLVREASAKGAKLVALPECFNSPYGTQYFKEYAEKIPGESTQKLSEVAKECSIYLIGGSIPEEDGGKLYNTCAVFGPDGALLAKHRKVHLFDINVPGKIQFKESETLSPGNSFSMFDTPYCKVGLGICYDMRFAEMAQIYGQKGCQLLIYPGAFNMTTGPAHWELLQRGRAVDNQLYVATVSPARDEKASYVAWGHSTVVNPWGEVIAKAGAEETVVYTDIDLKKLAEIRQQIPILSQKRCDLYGVEMKK; this is encoded by the exons aTGCGGGCGGCCGGCGGAGCCATGGCCT CCTTCCGCCTTGCTCTTATCCAGCTCCATGTATCTGCTGTTAAATCAGATAATCTCCAACGAGCCTGTGGACTGGTGAGAGAAGCATCAGCCAAAGGAGCAAAACTTGTGGCTCTGCCT GAATGTTTTAATTCTCCATATGGAACCCAATACTTTAAGGAGTATGCAGAGAAGATCCCTGGGGAATCAACACAAAAGCTGTCAGAAGTTGCAAAGGAGTGCAGCATATATCTCATTGGAG GATCCATTCCAGAAGAGGATGGTGGAAAGCTCTATAATACATGTGCTGTCTTTGGGCCTGATGGTGCTCTTCTGGCAAAGCATAGGAAG GTTCATTTGTTTGACATTAATGTTCCTGGGAAGATACAGTTCAAAGAGTCTGAAACACTGAGTCCCGGAAATAGCTTCTCCATGTTTGACACAC CATACTGCAAAGTGGGCCTGGGCATCTGCTATGATATGAGATTTGCTGAGATGGCTCAAATCTACGGCCAGAAAG GTTGCCAGCTGCTGATATATCCAGGGGCTTTTAACATGACAACAGGACCAGCTCATTGGGAACTCTTACAAAGGGGAAG AGCTGTTGATAATCAACTCTATGTAGCTACTGTATCTCCTGCTAGAGATGAAAAAGCATCCTATGttgcctggggacacagcactgTAGTAAATCCATG GGGTGAAGTCATAGCCAAAGCTGGGGCTGAGGAAACAGTTGTATACACAGATATAG ATCTAAAGAAACTTGCAGAAATACGTCAGCAGATTCCTATTTTAAGCCAGAAACGTTGTGATCTCTATGGTGTAGAGATGAAAAAGTGA